The following DNA comes from Serpentinimonas raichei.
GCGGTGGCGGCCTGGGCGCTGCCGCTCAAGCTCAACATCGTGGTAGCCATTGCGGCGGCGGTGGCTTTTTGCCTGATCCTCGAAGCGCACGGCCCGCGCGGGCCGCGTGGGCCGGGCGGCTTGGGGCCCACACCGGAGCCGCCCCGTGTTTGAAATCGACTGGCGCACCCTGCTGGCCATCGTCGCGCTGGCGCTGGTGACGGTGCTCACGCGCGGCTTTTTCTTCCTCAGCGAGCGCGACTGGAAGCTGCCACATTGGGCCGAGCGCGGCCTGCAATACGCCCCCATCGCCGCCTTGGCCGCCGTGGTGGCCCCCGAGGTGGTGATGACTCAAGGCCAGTTGATCGACACCTGGAAGGATGCGCGCCTGTTTGCCGCTGCTGCCGGGGTGGCTTGGTTTTTCTGGCGCGGCGGCGTGCTGGGCACCATCGTCTGCGGCATGGCGGTGTTTTTGCCGCTGCGCTTGGGGCTGGGCTGGTAAGGCCGGCTAGGCTGCGGCGCGATTCACTCGGGCAGCCCTTGGCTGCGGCAAGCCAACAGGCGCGTCAGCGTGTGCTCCAGGGCCAGGCGCTGCAGCGGCTTGCTCAAAAACCCGTCCATGCCGGCCGCCAGCGCCTGTTCCTCCGCCCCATTCATGACGTCGGCCGAGACGGCGATGATGGGCACCAGTCCGCGCGCACCGGGCAACTGGCGGATGGCTTGCGTGCAGGCGAAACCGTCCATCTCGGGCATGTGGATGTCCATCAGCACCCAATCAAAATCGTGCCGCTGGGCCAGTTCGAGCGCTTGCCGCCCGTTTTCGGCAAAGGTGGGCTGCAAGCCCATGCGCTCCAGCAACAGGGCCACAAACTTGCGATTGACCGGGTGGTCTTCCGCCACCAACACGCGCCGGCCCCGGCCCGTGGCGGGCGTGCCGACACCGAC
Coding sequences within:
- a CDS encoding AzlD domain-containing protein yields the protein MFEIDWRTLLAIVALALVTVLTRGFFFLSERDWKLPHWAERGLQYAPIAALAAVVAPEVVMTQGQLIDTWKDARLFAAAAGVAWFFWRGGVLGTIVCGMAVFLPLRLGLGW